A genomic stretch from Amia ocellicauda isolate fAmiCal2 chromosome 23, fAmiCal2.hap1, whole genome shotgun sequence includes:
- the LOC136718882 gene encoding transmembrane protein 121, with translation MVPPPPANKPHVCLSTILIMSSMALMDAYLVEQNQGPRKIGICIMVMVGDICFLIILRYVAVWVGAEVRTAKRGYAMILWFLYIFVLEIKVYFIYQNYKADRKSLDTIARKALTLLLSICMPALYILLVAIDHMEYVRPFKKKEEIRNRLFWVVVDLLDILDIQANLWEPQKKGLPLWAEGLMFFYCYILLLILPCVSLSEISMQGINIVPHKMMLYPILSLVTINIITIFIRGSNMVFYRDVRVSGILMGKNVLAIILKTCSFVQYRKQLQSAPPGFGIELQKNSIPHSQSLPTPPQVVIQNQTALPEVTGCEHT, from the coding sequence ATGGTACCACCTCCGCCAGCTAATAAGCCACATGTGTGCCTGTCCACAATTCTCATCATGAGCAGCATGGCACTGATGGATGCTTATCTGGTGGAGCAGAACCAAGGGCCGCGGAAGATTGGCATCTGCATTATGGTGATGGTGGGGGACATCTGTTTCTTGATCATACTGCGCTATGTGGCAGTGTGGGTGGGGGCAGAGGTCAGGACTGCCAAGAGAGGCTATGCTATGATATTGTGGTTCCTTTACATTTTTGTCCTGGAGATTAAGGTGTACTTCATCTACCAGAACTACAAAGCAGACAGGAAGAGCCTGGACACCATTGCGAGGAAAGCCCTAACACTGCTTCTGTCAATTTGCATGCCAGCCCTCTACATCCTCCTGGTGGCCATCGACCACATGGAATATGTGCGCCCCTTCAAGAAGAAGGAGGAAATACGGAACCGTCTCTTTTGGGTAGTGGTAGACCTCCTGGATATTTTGGATATACAAGCCAATTTGTGGGAGCCTCAAAAAAAGGGACTGCCTCTTTGGGCAGAAGGGCTGATGTTCTTTTACTGCTATATTTTGCTGCTGATCCTGCCCTGTGTCTCCTTAAGCGAAATTAGCATGCAAGGGATTAACATAGTACCCCACAAAATGATGCTCTACCCTATACTGAGCCTGGTCACTATAAACATCATCACCATCTTTATCAGAGGGAGCAACATGGTCTTTTATCGGGACGTGAGGGTTTCAGGGATTTTAATGGGAAAAAATGTCTTGGCCATCATCCTAAAGACCTGTAGCTTTGTGCAGTACAGGAAACAGTTGCAAAGTGCCCCACCTGGTTTTGGAATTGAACTCCAGAAGAATTCCATTCCTCACAGCCAGTCTCTACCAACACCTCCACAAGTGGTGATACAAAATCAGACCGCTTTGCCAGAGGTCACTGGGTGTGAACACACATGA